TATTATGGATAAAATCACAGCTAGAGAACAACTGAGGTAACCATCAAAGGCCATCACTAACAGCAACATGGGTGAGGGACAGTAAGGAGTTTTCCCTAAACTTTGCCGCTTGGAGCAAAACTATCAGATGGTCAAAAAGGAAAATGTCAAGTTTATACAAACAGATATGAAGTTAAGAGCTTAGCACCCCATCATCTTGAAGCAAAGCCACCCACTTATGGATTTCTGAGCTCAAAAGCAAGCCATACTAAGCTGCGATCCCTAAATCTACAGGACTGCCTTAGCCAAAACAATGAAAACATTATCCAACAAGTATATCTATTTTTTGTGTAACAGGACAAAATATCTGAATGTTCAATTATATGTATGCTAGACTAGACTCCATTTTCCTTTGCATCCATACTCCAGAACATACCTTCGACTCTAGCAATGAAGAGAACTCATAGAAAGCAGAATAGACATCAGATATCGATTTTGTCTCATCAATCACCCGTGCAGTGAGCCCTGAGATAGGGAGTACATGTTAGGTTGCGCTCAGGTCAGAAGAAATAGAAAGTTACACATGACTGAAATATGCAAATTATTCAATACACTAAATAAAGGTAGCCGTTGGTTAAAAGAATAATAACAGTCTTGGCAGAAAGAGCACAACAATAAAAGCAAACTATAGTTTGCTTCTTCTTATCTGATTACGGAAACTGAGGTTCTTCTACTCAAATGTTAACTCATCTGTCCAAGAAGAACGCACAACCGCGAGTCACTTTGTGTTGATcacccccacccacccacccacccacacacaaaATAAGAATGGTCATAATAACTACTAAATCATAATGGCTAAGGTGGATCCTATGATACTTTGGGAAATAATATAAAATTAGGGAACTACAAATTAAACTAAAAGgtagcaattgtattttctgatgccAAGGAACATCGAAGCACTCCATGATGTGATTTGTCGTGTTGATTCCTAATCATACAACAACCATACGTACAAATGTGATATAAAGAAGTACAGTACTGCATAATTAATCCACATTAAATTCCTAAACATAGTGTAAAGAGGTGATCGAACGGGTATTTTCTGGTAAATTGTAGGCTAGTACAGCTTGTCAACTTGAACTAAATATGTCTTACCACGCCTCATCTTAACAACTCCTCTAAAGACTTTCACATTATTGTAGCAAATAGCACATGTCCCAATTGCCATTATCTGAAAAGACAAACAGTTGAAAATATGTGGTAAATAAAGTTGTTTCAAGATTAGATGGAAGATCCATACTTCAACACAAAAAAGGCAAGTCAAATCATAGCACCCACCACTGTATAACTAGGGTCTAGGAATGCTATTGAACTTTGACGAAGATGGTAAAAACAAAGCAAAATATCAAATATCTCCAATTCAATACTTAGAAGGCCAATCAGCCATGACACACAATGAAAGATATTAACATTGCAAAATAGCTAGTGTTTTGTAACAGAAGGTTTATGTTATCATTGCTGAAAACTAGCTTGAGTAGCAACTACTTCCACTAGCAAGGGTACAAATGTTTGAGTATGTATACAAAAAAGGAAGCAGAACAGGTCTGAAGGAAAATTGTGTGCTGGTATAGATCAATCCTTAAGTTACAACCTTGTGCCCATGGATAAAACTTATCATCTGATTGCCACAGAATGTAATACGTCAATTTCAAACATGGTATGCCTATCTTTAATCCTTGGCACCTACCAACACCAATTACATCCAGGAACCAAAATAATAAAGACTCAATTATCATAAATCATGGCTAGTACCATAAATCTATTCTGAGCTATGAGCAAGTTTCAGTTATATACCACTAGATTGTTAGGCAGTGTTTTGCAAAGACATTATTTAGTCCTGATAGACAGTGAAACTCTTAACAGGACATTTTAACTGAACACTGTAACAGGAAAAACTAGCACCAGTGTACCTGAGGTATTGCACAAAATCGAAAATTGGAGTTGTCCTTCAATGCTGACATGTATTGAAGGCAATCTTGGGCATGGATCAAAGCATTGGTCACCATATCATTCAAGCACTGCACGGCCTTTTCTGAATTTTCCTCATATTTTAAATCCTGATTTGTATCCCAGAACAAAAAAAGCATTATTGTGGAGCAGAAAATTGCAGGTGCTACTTCAACAAAAAAAGTTGTGATAAAGGGATGAGTAGACTTTTCAGCAAAGGTGAAAGGATTGGATTGGACATTTAGATTTCATTATTGACTGTTCAAtcaaatattttaattatttttgcattaATTTTACAATATGATTCATATGCAATTCCCTTGTTGATGGGTTGATGTACCTCAAGTTTATCGACATATTTACTCCATATTTCCCGAGGCCAGAACATACGGCACCTTGGTATCTCATTTATGTCCTCCAAATAATCCCTTATTATATTGGTTTTCTGCAGGTGGAAGTCCAAACATTAGTTACAGAGTTAAATGTAAAAAAACAAATTCTTATTTTGTCATGATAGTTCAAGTACAGAAATTTGATTGCACTAAACCTACCTGTAGAAATAAACCCATTGAATTTGAAAGATGATCCGGAGCCAGATCTTCTGTGCCAGTAGCATGAAAGAGCCTAGAAAGTCCATAGCCTACTAGCCCTGCTACATAGTGGCAGTACTCATCATAGTCATCAATGGTTTCAACCTACAAAATAAAGTTGTTCCAAATTAATTCAAACAAATAACAGTATCAAACTCAATAAATAAATTAATAACCAGAAGCAAGTTAAACATGTATCACTTCTATTCACAGATCTCAACACCCAAAGAAAATATGATATCAAATAGCTATTTAGTCATAATGTCCAGATCGAGATAATCATGTGGCATATTTTCTGTTGACCACAAGTCACCAAGGGAAAGTTTGGTTGTATCAAAGTTCTTGTGGTACATCAGAAAGTCATGGCAAAGTGTTTGTCATTATTAATGTGACAGCTACATTTATCTATGCCACAATGCTCCCAATCATCTTCCTTATGTAGAGTAACCAAACATTAACAGATTGCTATGACAACCAATAATAGAAATTTGATAGTGACCAAACATTACGTAAAGGAAAGcactgatgaacttgactgcaagAAAAAAAAAACTTGTATATATTGGGTGATCTAGATTAACAGACCTCCGTGCATATAAATTTAGCCATTCCTTCTCCCATTCGCCTAGTGATTTCTTCAATAGCCTTTTGGTATCTGAAAACAAAAGAATGATAATTATATTCTGCAGGTTTCAAAAGAACTTACTTGCACTTAATGGACAAACTGTGTCTGATGAAAAAGCAAACGCGGAAAAGAAAGcttcatttgcaacatgtgaaATACTACTACGATGACTTTAATAGCCTGGTTCTGAAAACGGACAGTAAATATGTAACATTTGCTTTCTTGCATATAAACATCTGCTAGATGGCAAAACGTGTCTAGTGTAGTAAAATGTTTTCTCAAAATACATGGCTTCACAAATTAAAGTGCCACTGCACAAATGGCATGCAGATAATAAAACATGAGAGGGTGTGCCATTTATACCACCTGGAAGAAATACTCGACACAAAACAAGCAAAAAGTTGGCATAAGCTCTAGTGCTTATGATTCTGAGAACAATAAAGAAAACCTTCAGGGCATACAAGTACATCCGACTGTTCAGTTCTTTGTCTGGTTCTACTGTAAGTGTAACTATAAGCATTTTACTTCCTCTTTTTTCACTTCACCCTTACAAACCTGACTGACATGACAATTTCACTAATGATCGTCAATAAAAGGTCCATATTTAAAGAAGTCTTGCGTTTACTTTCATAAAGTGTCGTCAGTGCTGACTAAATGATCGATGTGTCCCCCGAGGACTTTGACAAAACAACAACGAAGGCGCAAGTTTTCAACCGCACACTGGGAACTAGGAAGCTGAGGAACAGGAATCATTACCCTTCGCCTAGCTCCAGGAAAGCCGTGGAGACTTGCCTAAAATTATCCATGAGCACTCTGTAGTCGTTTGCTCCACCTGAAGGCCAAAGTACACACATGATTAgatgaacaagaagaagagcaCAGTTGAGTTGAGCACAAGGACAGCTTTTTGTtaaggagagggggagagatcgGATGCATACATGAAAAGAGCCAGTCCGGGTTGTAGATGTGGCGGTAGAAGTCCCGAAGGATGGGCAGCTTGACCTCGTTAGGGATGGCGGTGTCGTCCTCTGCAGTTATACATATTGATCGCAGTGAGCAAACAGTGGTTGGTACAAGTACTAAAAAGGAAGGCAGCGATGAACTTGACCCAGAAGATTCCATCAAACGCGGCAAAATGAATTCAAACAAACAGAGTGCGCAGTAGCAGGGGTAATAAGGGTGCTGACCGACGGTGTCCAGGGCCCGGAGCACGAGGTAGAAGACGCAGACCTGCAGGGTGAGAACCAGAGCAACATCAGCGGCCGTAGATGTTTCAGAGATTTCAGAGATTCGGATCGGAGGGGATccggaggggaaggggaaggggaagcGGGAATTGCGTGCTTACGGCATTGCGGAGCTCGGGGCCTAGCTGCTGGATGACGAGCGCGAAGCTGCGGGAGACCCGCTGCAGCATGTCGTAGGCGAAGGCCCAGTGCTCCTGCGGCGGGATCTGGCGCCTGATCCGCCCCGCCGCCAGCTTGAGCCTGAGCAGCGCCGGCACCTCCTCCGGCCGCGACAGCACCCCCATCGCCGCCGCACGAACCGAAAtcacaaatcaaatcaaatcaccGCAGCCGGACGGATCCTGCGGGCCGCCGGGGGTGGGACGGGACACGAAGCTACGAGCAGGAACGCGATGGTACCGAGGCGCTGCGTGGCGTGTGTGGGCGCGGTGCGGTGCGGTTGTCGCCGCCGGCCGGGGTGCCCGGTCCTCTATTTATCCCGCGGCCCGCTAACCCCCAGCTCCTCCGCGGTGGTGAGGCGAGGTGACTTGCCCGCACACGGGTGGCGTGGCGCAGAGGGGAGCAGGGGAGGGCGGGCCCGCGGCGTCAGTGAGCCGGCGgctggcggcggatctggccgggtGGAGGCGCCCGCAGCCCCCACGTCGTGATGGGACCCACTGGAGTTATACTACTACGCCTGGTCCTACTGGCTGGATGGACCCGGGACTCGGGATGCAATCCACTTGGAGCGACCCGGGGGAGGACGGCGTCGCACCGCACCGGAGAGGAGATTTGTCGAGCCCGTTGATCGCATCCGGTCAGCGCGGCCGACCAGCGACCGAtttttttttcatggtaatacgtatctcattcatatcataaagaacaaagtataaGTCACGTAagaaccgacatgacaaaactgaaaagatagcgtgTCCTTGCCAGGATAATCTTCTTTTTAGGGCAGGATGATAATCCTTTTTTAGTAGTCGGTGCTAGGATAATCTTCCGCCTGATGAGTACGGCGTGCTGTTTGCGCGTTGCGGCGTTGGACCGACCCAAGAGAAACACCCAAACGGCCTCGTCTGTGTGAATTCCTGTGGGTTCAGAGGTTCTGCGGAGAAAACGTGTGATTCGGACAGGGCCAAAGTGATTGAACCAGAACAAACTTATCATTTTTTTTACGGGTGAAACAAACTTATCTCGCAAAAAGGAAGAACATAACGAGCTTGCATTGCTTACAATCTCGTGGATTAAAATGTTTCATAACTAAAAATGGCTTGCAAAAAGCCCGGATGTCTGCCAAGTCGAGCTCCAACAGACCGAACCCACCAAATAAACCTCTCCACGCATTCACTATGGCTGACCGGCCTACCGTCTACCTGCATCCCATAGCGACTCGGCGAGGCACAGCCCGTACGCCACATGGTATCTCATActtcctccgtctgaaaatacttgtcactaaaatgacaagtattttcaaacggagggagtacctgccAACCTACAACCAGTTCGTTGCTTGGACAGTTGGACTGCTGGAAGAAGCGACCTATCCGACCAGGCGACAGATGGATGAACGGTCGATATGCCTTGATTTTTTTTTCCTTGGCGAAGATTAGCTTGCTGGGAGTactaaaaaaaagaagaagatagatTAGCTTCGCTGGGATGATCTTCAAGGGGATCGCTATGTTTGCGCGTTTGACCTCCTATAAAATAACTCGGTTTGCCTTAATTAGCTTGCTATAAGATAATCTTTTTTAGGGCAGGATATTTTTCCTTTTTAGTCGTTGTTAGGATTATCGCCTGCTTGTTTACACCGTCATGTTTGCGCCACCGACCCAAGAGGAACACCCAAACGACCCGACCTTTCTAAATTCTTGTCCCTTCACAAGTTTTACGGAGAGAACGTGTGATTCGGACAGGGCCAAACCTGTACCGATGACAAACTTGCATTCCTCACAAGCTCATGGATTAAAATGTTTCATAACcacctttcaaaaaaaaaagtttcaTAACCAAAAGTGTCTTGAAACAATTTTTACTTACTTTTTTCACTGGTTTTTTCAAGGAAAGAATATGGTCTCACCGGAGTCCCATCACATCCAAAAGGTGACTTTTGTATCAATGAATTTCATGCTCAAAAATATAAACAACCGTAACTTTGTACTTTGTAGGCATGAGTCAAAGGAGCTTGACCTTTTGGCAGCATGTGCATGCTTCGTTTCATGAGCAAAATAATTTTGCGCCCTACGATGTGCATGTCATCCATGAACGCAATGTGAACTCGATATCACATTGATGATATATCATCTACAACTCCGTCATGAAGTTTTGCAGCGCGATTCACCGAGTGGAGATAATATGAACATTGGGCTCGTCAACCATCGAGATCGCAATATTACTATAatgttatatactccctccgttcctaaatatatgtctttttagagattccactatggactacatacgaagaaaaatgagtgaatctacactctaaaatatgtctatatacatccgcatgtagtttatagtggaatctcaaaaaagacttatatttaggaatggagggagtagtttgcaTGGACGGTCGTGATGTACAACATGACCGAGGGAGTGTCATTCATTTTGAATGAAGCTCAAGGGGCACCATGTGTGGGACGCCATATGCCGATTCTAACTCTAGTACCGATGAATTTGGAATCGATGACCAACTCGTTGACCATCCGGTTATCTCAGAATTTTATTGTTGTACTAGAAATATTTACATGTTATCTATAAATGCACTATGCTCTCTAATTTTTAAGGCCTCACCATCAATAAAATTGGGTCACCCGATTTTGACCGGGTTAACAATTTCTCAAGGAGCTCTCTCATTTAATTCTTTTAATTCATTATGCTCCCTAGTTTTGGAGCtctcccattggattaattttaatTTTGGTTCACAATTTTGATCGGGTCAACGATTTTTCAAATCAATCGGCAGCAATCGAC
Above is a window of Triticum dicoccoides isolate Atlit2015 ecotype Zavitan chromosome 5B, WEW_v2.0, whole genome shotgun sequence DNA encoding:
- the LOC119312351 gene encoding squalene synthase 1-like; translated protein: MGVLSRPEEVPALLRLKLAAGRIRRQIPPQEHWAFAYDMLQRVSRSFALVIQQLGPELRNAVCVFYLVLRALDTVEDDTAIPNEVKLPILRDFYRHIYNPDWLFSCGANDYRVLMDNFRQVSTAFLELGEGYQKAIEEITRRMGEGMAKFICTEVETIDDYDEYCHYVAGLVGYGLSRLFHATGTEDLAPDHLSNSMGLFLQKTNIIRDYLEDINEIPRCRMFWPREIWSKYVDKLEDLKYEENSEKAVQCLNDMVTNALIHAQDCLQYMSALKDNSNFRFCAIPQIMAIGTCAICYNNVKVFRGVVKMRRGLTARVIDETKSISDVYSAFYEFSSLLESKIDDNDPNAALTRRRVDAIKKTCKSSGLLKRRGYDLEKSKYRMPMLIMIMLLLVAIILGVLYGK